A stretch of Vigna angularis cultivar LongXiaoDou No.4 chromosome 4, ASM1680809v1, whole genome shotgun sequence DNA encodes these proteins:
- the LOC108343058 gene encoding zinc finger CCCH domain-containing protein 6 isoform X2 has product MRRLQKSKRVSWASDLDLCQVRLFLSEESPSQVGLNSQDHLQAKASLQFPAGGPGSDDILPPGFEGTHTSSQFEIKPSQIPVIKWITPPKIVLNLEWQVVSGEESKEVEDQRQREMRVLEAIYPRTSSIPPNPSVSVDVEDSNYMDVQPVLIPITAIEDDDAAADTLSDSLEPVDASQSLELPPATSSYTPSTGGQVAPVSTQWLPRPATSSAIVSSPVEVPAAKDVNYYKSLIQQHGGDKQETLPYSSKRQIHQPVTSYEPAYNQRAKVSKPKIMKPCIFFNSSRGCRNGANCAYQHDASFQPRGNTVAGIQSSKRMKMDHEISS; this is encoded by the exons ATGCGCCGATTGCAAAAATCAAAAAGAGTTTCATGGGCCTCCGATTTAGATCTTTGTCAG GTTAGGCTATTCTTATCAGAAGAATCCCCTTCGCAGGTTGGATTAAATTCTCAAGATCACCTCCAAGCTAAGGCATCATTGCAGTTCCCTGCAGGTGGACCAGGTTCCGATGACATTCTGCCTCCTGGATTTGAGGGAACTCATACTTCAAGTCAGTTTGAGATTAAGCCATCTCAAATACCAGTTATTAAGTGGATTACTCCTCCAAAG ATTGTGCTAAATCTCGAATGGCAAGTAGTGTCTGGGGAAGAAAGCAAAGAGGTAGAGGATCAACGTCAGAGGGAGATGAGAGTACTTGAAGCTATTTATCCTCGCACATCATCCATTCCTCCAAA CCCTTCTGTTTCAGTGGATGTTGAAGATTCAAATTACATGGATGTTCAACCTGTACTGATACCAATAACGGCAATTGAAGATGACGATGCAGCAGCAGATACATTATCGGATTCCTTGGAACCAGTTGATGCTTCACAATCTCTTGAATTACCTCCCG CCACTTCTTCCTATACACCATCTACCGGAGGTCAGGTGGCACCTGTTTCTACCCAATGGCTTCCTAGGCCTGCAACCAGTTCAGCTATTGTTTCTTCTCCTGTTGAGGTTCCTGCTGCGAAAGATGTTAACTACTATAAGAGTTTAATTCAGCAACATGGAGGAGATAAACAAGAAACACTGCCATATTCCAGTAAACGTCAGATTCATCAGCCAGTAACAAGTTATGAGCCAGCATACAATCAAAGAGCTAAAGTGTCAAAACCAAAGATAATGAAGCCTTGTATCTTTTTCAACAGTTCTAGAGGATGTCGAAATGGAGCCAACTGTGCCTACCAGCATGACGCGTCATTTCAGCCACGAGGTAATACCGTGGCGGGGATACAAAGTTCAAAGAGAATGAAAATGGATCATGAGATTAGCAGTTAA
- the LOC108343058 gene encoding zinc finger CCCH domain-containing protein 6 isoform X1, producing the protein MRRLQKSKRVSWASDLDLCQVRLFLSEESPSQVGLNSQDHLQAKASLQFPAGGPGSDDILPPGFEGTHTSSQFEIKPSQIPVIKWITPPKIVLNLEWQVVSGEESKEVEDQRQREMRVLEAIYPRTSSIPPNPSVSVDVEDSNYMDVQPVLIPITAIEDDDAAADTLSDSLEPVDASQSLELPPGMLKNSNSATSTQFARGLTSDVSAASIALTNIVRSNEHGKLIDHELLNNILSNPEVIEKLVRDYGPTNNSQYVHNVGSSCAVFSNPPIPVNQRETATPSSIAFSATSSYTPSTGGQVAPVSTQWLPRPATSSAIVSSPVEVPAAKDVNYYKSLIQQHGGDKQETLPYSSKRQIHQPVTSYEPAYNQRAKVSKPKIMKPCIFFNSSRGCRNGANCAYQHDASFQPRGNTVAGIQSSKRMKMDHEISS; encoded by the exons ATGCGCCGATTGCAAAAATCAAAAAGAGTTTCATGGGCCTCCGATTTAGATCTTTGTCAG GTTAGGCTATTCTTATCAGAAGAATCCCCTTCGCAGGTTGGATTAAATTCTCAAGATCACCTCCAAGCTAAGGCATCATTGCAGTTCCCTGCAGGTGGACCAGGTTCCGATGACATTCTGCCTCCTGGATTTGAGGGAACTCATACTTCAAGTCAGTTTGAGATTAAGCCATCTCAAATACCAGTTATTAAGTGGATTACTCCTCCAAAG ATTGTGCTAAATCTCGAATGGCAAGTAGTGTCTGGGGAAGAAAGCAAAGAGGTAGAGGATCAACGTCAGAGGGAGATGAGAGTACTTGAAGCTATTTATCCTCGCACATCATCCATTCCTCCAAA CCCTTCTGTTTCAGTGGATGTTGAAGATTCAAATTACATGGATGTTCAACCTGTACTGATACCAATAACGGCAATTGAAGATGACGATGCAGCAGCAGATACATTATCGGATTCCTTGGAACCAGTTGATGCTTCACAATCTCTTGAATTACCTCCCGGTATGTTGAAGAATTCAAACTCTGCCACAAGTACGCAATTTGCTCGTGGTCTGACATCTGATGTATCTGCTGCATCTATTGCTTTAACTAACATTGTGAGGAGCAACGAACATGGGAAATTGATTGACCATGAATTACTTAATAATATTCTCAGCAATCCAGAAGTGATTGAGAAATTGGTTAGAGATTATGGACCTACTAATAATTCGCAATATGTACATAATGTGGGGTCGTCCTGTGCGGTTTTTTCAAATCCTCCTATTCCTGTTAATCAAAGAGAAACCGCTACACCTTCATCGATTGCTTTTTCAGCCACTTCTTCCTATACACCATCTACCGGAGGTCAGGTGGCACCTGTTTCTACCCAATGGCTTCCTAGGCCTGCAACCAGTTCAGCTATTGTTTCTTCTCCTGTTGAGGTTCCTGCTGCGAAAGATGTTAACTACTATAAGAGTTTAATTCAGCAACATGGAGGAGATAAACAAGAAACACTGCCATATTCCAGTAAACGTCAGATTCATCAGCCAGTAACAAGTTATGAGCCAGCATACAATCAAAGAGCTAAAGTGTCAAAACCAAAGATAATGAAGCCTTGTATCTTTTTCAACAGTTCTAGAGGATGTCGAAATGGAGCCAACTGTGCCTACCAGCATGACGCGTCATTTCAGCCACGAGGTAATACCGTGGCGGGGATACAAAGTTCAAAGAGAATGAAAATGGATCATGAGATTAGCAGTTAA
- the LOC108341987 gene encoding uncharacterized protein LOC108341987: MLKFLSRVKIEFNALDPRTASCMEFLAQCNSRKAKESNPACEVEVKRGKVECAPQITVTFVNGVEEVFDATATPAQNIRNLILEKGRQLETEQMFREAGESWPVIIPDEELSQIAPPTKPRKAEDKKQ; this comes from the exons ATGTTGAAGTTCCTGTCGAGAGTGAAAATCGAGTTCAACGCGCTGGATCCGCGAACGGCGTCGTGTATGGAGTTTCTGGCGCAATGCAACTCGCGTAAGGCGAAGGAATCGAACCCGGCGTGCGAAGTGGAGGTAAAGCGCGGTAAGGTAGAGTGCGCGCCGCAGATAACAGTGACATTCGTGAACGGCGTGGAGGAAGTGTTCGACGCGACGGCGACACCGGCACAGAACATAAGAAACTTGATTCTGGAAAAAGGTCGGCAGCTCGAGACGGAGCAGATGTTCCGTGAAGCCGGAGAATCCTGGCCCGTTATCATCCCCGACGAGGAGCTTTCTCAAATTGCACCCCCCACCAAA CCAAGGAAAGCAGAAGACAAGAAGCAATAG
- the LOC108342112 gene encoding probable methyltransferase At1g29790, protein MGSVSLKIGDGTARFKSSTVCSSGVNILMIFSVITTNLFALYAFSSSTKDLHNHHLLHKNFSLISEQVTLILREIDLSQKKLAQMEKDLLGYESIDLSRNNTSNELKLFLHRHHLPLGKDSKTGITEMVSSVGHSCDKSSDLLYQYMNYKVSGPCPNDLSVAQKLVLKGCEPLPRRRCFSKTISKVGLLRPFPTSLWEPPVNNTVNWSGLGCKSFECLKGKKLSRECIGCFDLVNGYENQRFVKSRSKNDFLVDDVLTLGGGGIRIGLDVGGGSGSFGAVMAERNVTVVTTTLNVGAPFSEFIAARGLFPLYLSLDHRFPFYDNVFDLVRAASGLDGGGRHEKLEFFMFDIDRVLRPGGLLWLDNFYCVDEEKKRVLTRLIERFGYKKLKWVVGEKVDSLGSGKSQAVLSAVLQKHVRV, encoded by the coding sequence ATGGGTTCCGTGTCTCTGAAAATAGGCGACGGCACTGCCAGATTCAAAAGTTCAACCGTGTGTTCCTCCGGAGTTAACATTCTCATGATCTTCTCCGTTATCACCACCAACCTCTTTGCCCTGTATGCCTTCTCTTCTTCCACAAAAGATCTTCACAACCACCACCTTCTTCACAAAAACTTCTCCCTAATCTCCGAACAAGTCACCCTCATTCTACGAGAGATCGACTTGTCGCAAAAGAAACTTGCCCAGATGGAAAAGGACCTCCTCGGCTACGAAAGCATTGACCTTTCCCGAAATAACACCTCCAACGAACTCAAACTCTTTCTCCACCGCCACCACCTTCCTCTGGGCAAAGACTCGAAAACTGGAATCACCGAAATGGTCTCGTCTGTGGGCCACTCCTGCGACAAATCCTCGGACTTGTTGTATCAGTACATGAATTACAAGGTTTCTGGACCCTGCCCCAATGATTTGAGTGTGGCACAGAAACTCGTTCTGAAAGGGTGTGAGCCTTTACCGAGAAGAAGGTGTTTTTCTAAAACCATTTCTAAGGTGGGTCTTCTACGCCCTTTTCCCACCTCGCTTTGGGAACCTCCGGTTAACAACACTGTTAACTGGAGTGGTTTAGGTTGCAAGAGTTTTGAGTGTTTGAAGGGTAAAAAGTTGAGTAGAGAGTGCATTGGTTGCTTTGATTTGGTTAATGGGTATGAAAATCAGAGGTTTGTGAAGTCTAGGAGTAAGAATGATTTTCTAGTTGATGATGTGTTGACTTTGGGAGGTGGTGGAATTAGGATAGGGCTTGATGTTGGAGGTGGGTCTGGGTCCTTTGGTGCTGTGATGGCCGAGAGGAATGTTACTGTGGTTACTACCACTTTGAATGTTGGTGCTCCATTCAGTGAATTCATTGCTGCAAGAGGACTTTTTCCTCTATATTTGAGCTTGGATCATAGGTTCCCGTTTTATGACAATGTGTTTGATTTGGTGCGTGCTGCGAGTGGTTTGGATGGTGGGGGGAGGCACGAGAAGTTGGAGTTTTTTATGTTTGACATTGATCGTGTTTTGCGGCCAGGTGGTTTGTTATGGCTTGATAACTTCTACTGTGTtgatgaagagaagaaaagggtGTTAACCAGGTTGATTGAACGGTTTGGGTACAAAAAGTTGAAATGGGTTGTGGGAGAAAAGGTTGATAGTCTTGGATCAGGTAAGTCACAGGCAGTGTTATCAGCAGTGCTTCAGAAGCATGTTAGAGTGTAA
- the LOC108342406 gene encoding protein SMALL AUXIN UP-REGULATED RNA 12: MAISMSEGGLAKCTRIRHIVRLRQMLRRWRSKARMSAHRQVPSDVPAGHVAVCVGSNSRRFVVRATYLNHPVFTKLLVEAEEEYGFSNHGPLTIPCDETLFEQLLRFISRSHSPPSNRFDDCHVPLINNLDFCLQSRPILH, encoded by the coding sequence ATGGCAATCTCAATGTCAGAAGGGGGACTTGCAAAATGTACCAGAATCCGGCACATAGTCAGGCTCCGCCAAATGCTGCGGCGCTGGCGTAGCAAGGCCCGCATGTCGGCCCACCGACAAGTACCCTCCGATGTTCCGGCGGGACACGTGGCGGTGTGCGTGGGCAGTAACTCCAGGAGATTCGTGGTGCGCGCCACCTACCTGAACCACCCCGTGTTCACGAAGCTACTTGTAGAGGCGGAGGAAGAGTACGGGTTCTCCAACCACGGTCCTCTCACCATTCCCTGCGACGAAACACTCTTCGAACAGCTCCTCCGCTTCATTTCACGCTCCCATTCCCCTCCCTCCAACCGTTTCGACGACTGTCACGTCCCTCTCATAAACAACCTCGACTTCTGCCTCCAATCTCGACCAATACTCCACTGA
- the LOC108342974 gene encoding filament-like plant protein 4, giving the protein MDRRWPWKKKSSEKAVIEKAATALDSSDASHNQDNKKPNYVQISVESYTHLSSLDDQVKTYEEKVQALEDEVKEINEKLSAANSEINTKESMVKQHAKVAEEAVSGWEKAESEALALKNHLESVTLLKLTAEDRATHLDGALKECMRQIRNLKEEHDLKIQEVALSKTKQLDKIKGELEAKIANFEQELLRSAAENGALSRSLQERSNMLIKLSEDKARAEAEIELLKGNIEACERENNSLKYELHVVSKELEIRNEEKNMSLRSAEAANKQQMEGVKKIAKLEAECQRLRGLVRKKLPGPAALAQMKLEVESLGRDFGESRLRKSPVKPASPNLSPLPDFSLENVQKFQKDNEFLTERLLAMEEETKMLKEALAKRNSELQASRSMCAKTLSKLQSLEAQSQTSNQLKGSPTSTVQITHESIYNQNASSAPSLVSMSEDGNDDAVSCAESWSTAIVPGHSQFPKEKCTEESSKSEVSNKLELMDDFLEVEKLARLSNDSNADATVSVSSNNKTTDTVTDDVSEARIGKEGPSEKNGNSNPLPNKVSSDALMSAPDPQSDASGLMLTELRSRILLVFESLSKDADIGKIVEGIKHVLEDSHHITIRHSVDAHPSDATCDRKDDPEDAGLNLEKDIISSQQPGEHVRITSDLEAAICQIHEFVLLLGKEAMTFHDISYDGNEMRQKIEDFSVTFDKILSNNASLVQFVLDLSYVLDKASEFRFNVLGYKGTEVESNSPDCIDKIALPENKLVQDNSSGERYQTGCSHILSSSSNPEVPDDGNLVSGFRVDAASQKLSMQKFEELKLEKEKVVTDLSNCTETLEITKSQLLETEQLLAEVKSQLASARKSNSLAETQLKCMAESYKSLETRAQDLETDVNRLQIKIESLENELQDEKKAHEAALTRSKDLEEQLQRIDYSAADDDHKTSHDRDLTAAAEKLAECQETILLLGKQLNALRPQTESIDSSYSKLNPNDEGFTEDEPTTNGPKFQELGQMEMDHAASAFVQRLSSESPLHFSNSLFSPSDSESTLPARSPVQHSKSKPKHRPTKSASSSVSSATTPEKHARGFSRFFSPKGKSGH; this is encoded by the exons ATGGATCGACGCTGGCCTTGGAAGAAAAAATCATCGGAGAAGGCTGTGATTGAGAAAGCAGCTACTGCATTGGATTCCTCCGATGCTTCCCACAACCAG GATAACAAGAAACCTAACTACGTCCAAATCTCTGTGGAATCCTACACACATCTGTCTAGCTTGGACGATCAAGTGAAGACATATGAGGAAAAAGTTCAGGCACTGGAGGATGAGGTCAAGGAAATTAATGAAAAGCTGTCCGCAGCAAACTCCGAGATAAATACCAAGGAAAGCATGGTAAAGCAACATGCTAAAGTTGCTGAAGAAGCTGTATCAG GCTGGGAAAAGGCTGAATCTGAGGCTTTGGCATTGAAGAATCATCTAGAATCTGTCACTCTTTTGAAACTCACTGCTGAGGATCGTGCAACACATTTAGATGGCGCTCTTAAAGAGTGTATGCGACAAATCCGAAACCTTAAGGAAGAACATGATCTGAAAATACAGGAAGTTGCTCTCTCAAAAACCAAGCAATTAGACAAGATTAAGGGGGAGCTCGAGGCAAAGATAGCGAATTTTGAACAGGAACTTCTTAGGTCTGCTGCTGAAAATGGGGCCCTGTCAAGGTCATTGCAGGAGCGCTCTAACATGCTAATCAAATTAAGTGAAGATAAGGCTCGTGCTGAGGCTGAAATTGAGCTTCTTAAGGGCAACATAGAAGCATGTGAAAGGGAAAACAATTCACTTAAATATGAACTACATGTTGTTTCCAAAGAGCTTGAAATTCGcaatgaagaaaaaaacatgaGTCTGAGGTCTGCCGAAGCTGCTAACAAGCAGCAAATGGAGGGTGTAAAAAAAATTGCTAAGTTAGAGGCCGAGTGCCAAAGATTACGAGGTCTCGTGAGGAAAAAGTTACCTGGTCCTGCTGCACTTGCACAGATGAAGCTAGAAGTTGAAAGCCTGGGCCGAGATTTTGGAGAAAGTCGATTAAGGAAGTCCCCTGTGAAGCCTGCTTCCCCTAATTTGTCTCCATTACCCGATTTCTCTCTGGAGAATGTGCAGAAATTCCAGAAGGATAATGAATTTCTTACAGAGCGTTTATTGGCAAtggaagaagaaacaaagatGCTGAAAGAAGCTTTGGCTAAACGCAACAGTGAATTGCAGGCCTCAAGGAGTATGTGCGCTAAAACACTGAGCAAACTTCAAAGTTTGGAAGCACAGTCTCAGACAAGTAACCAGCTGAAAGGATCTCCAACATCCACCGTCCAGATAACTCACGAAAGCATTTATAATCAAAATGCAAGCAGTGCACCAAGCTTGGTCTCCATGTCCGAAGATGGAAATGACGATGCAGTGAGCTGTGCTGAATCTTGGTCTACAGCAATAGTTCCTGGGCATTCCCAATTTCCTAAAGAAAAGTGCACTGAGGAATCAAGCAAATCTGAGGTCTCTAATAAGTTGGAACTAATGGATGACTTCCTGGAGGTAGAGAAGTTGGCTCGTTTGTCAAATGATTCCAATGCAGACGCCACTGTTTCAGTTTCTTCAAACAATAAGACAACTGACACTGTGACTGATGATGTATCAGAAGCCCGTATTGGCAAAGAAGGTCCGTCTGAAAAAAATGGCAATTCAAATCCACTGCCAAATAAAGTGTCTTCTGATGCTTTGATGTCTGCCCCCGATCCTCAATCTGATGCTAGTGGCTTGATGTTAACAGAACTTAGATCAAGAATATTGCTGGTTTTTGAGTCCTTATCCAAGGATGCTGACATAGGAAAGATTGTGGAGGGTATTAAACATGTGCTTGAAGATTCGCATCACATTACTATCCGCCACTCCGTGGATGCCCATCCTTCTGATGCTACGTGTGATAGGAAGGATGATCCTGAAGATGCTGGCTTAAACCTTGAAAAGGACATCATTTCATCCCAGCAACCCGGAGAACATGTGCGTATAACTTCAGATTTGGAAGCTGCAATTTGTCAGATTCACGAATTTGTACTGCTCCTTGGCAAGGAAGCAATGACATTTCATGACATCTCTTATGACGGAAATGAAATGAGGCAAAAGATTGAGGACTTCTCCGTcacatttgataaaatattaagcAACAATGCAAGTTTGGTACAGTTTGTTCTTGACCTGTCCTATGTTCTAGATAAAGCAAGCGAGTTCAGATTTAATGTTCTCGGCTACAAGGGCACAGAAGTTGAAAGTAACAGTCCTGATTGCATAGATAAGATTGCTCTGCCTGAAAATAAATTAGTACAAGACAATTCATCTGGAGAAAGATATCAAACTGGCTGTTCCCATATTCTTAGTTCGTCTTCTAATCCTGAGGTTCCCGACGACGGGAATTTGGTCTCAGGTTTTAGAGTGGATGCTGCATCACAAAAACTGTCAATGCAAAAGTTTGAAGAATTGAAactagagaaagaaaaagtagTGACTGATCTTTCAAATTGTACTGAAACTCTTGAAATAACCAAGTCTCAGTTGCTAGAGACTGAACAACTTCTAGCTGAAGTTAAATCACAATTGGCTTCTGCTAGAAAATCAAACAGCTTGGCTGAGACGCAGCTAAAGTGTATGGCAGAATCGTACAAGTCTCTTGAAACACGTGCCCAGGACTTGGAAACTGATGTGAACCGTCTGCAAATTAAGATAGAATCTCTGGAGAATGAACTTCAAGATGAAAAGAAGGCTCATGAAGCTGCTTTGACTCGGAGCAAGGATCTAGAAGAGCAGTTACAAAG GATTGATTACTCGGCAGCTGATGATGACCACAAGACTTCGCAT GATAGAGACTTGACAGCTGCTGCTGAAAAGCTAGCCGAGTGTCAGGAAACCATACTTCTTCTGGGCAAGCAGTTAAATGCTCTACGTCCACAAACTGAGTCAATCGATTCATCGTACAGTAAGTTAAACCCGAATGATGAAGGATTCACAGAAGATGAACCCACCACCAATGGTCCAAAATTTCAAGAATTAGGGCAGATGGAGATGGACCATGCTGCTTCTGCTTTTGTTCAAAGATTGAGTTCGGAGTCTCCGTTACATTTTTCCAACAGTTTATTTAGCCCTTCGGACAGCGAGTCCACCCTTCCAGCCAGATCCCCAGTACAGCATTCTAAATCAAAACCAAAACACAGACCCACCAAATCAGCCTCTTCTTCAGTTTCTTCTGCCACTACACCCGAGAAGCATGCAAGGGGATTCAGTAGATTCTTTTCACCAAAAGGAAAATCCGGTCATTAA